The Oncorhynchus kisutch isolate 150728-3 linkage group LG20, Okis_V2, whole genome shotgun sequence genome has a segment encoding these proteins:
- the LOC109865500 gene encoding myosin phosphatase Rho-interacting protein isoform X2, whose protein sequence is MSSKDNPCRKFQANIFNKSKCQNCFKPRESHLLSDEDLNQAKPIYGGWLLLAPEGTNFGNPLHRSRKWQRRFFILYEHGLLRYALDEMPSTLPQGTINMNQCSDVIDGESRTGQKNSLCVLTPDREHFIRAECREIINGWQEALTVYPRTNKQNQKKKRKVEPPTPQEPGPAKVTVTSTGGSIPCLPSSIASAERVPASRSTLWQEERWSRASTIPCSRSASCLSQLTQSHPGSSVTREDGSSLSGGRKVRVESGYFSLEKTKSPEPPQPPQHQPLTTSTSLGVLHHRYSPCDSPSYPNTSLNYPSSDPLPSPGALLSPSYSTVSSSQSSLDSEPSSNTLSWDSRGGAGGNVGGGGGGRVGRPGKDYVVLSNVPRARRLSHREAFRSDKKRVELRARTRSPGREEVARLFGLERRRSQVIGKFESGDGEGVEHMDTTSPSEPPSNTVSVQRQGRSERRSLACKQEMSLDAEKERRVPDVSCSFNFRRAKSLDRRVTESSMTPDLLNFKKGWMTKLYEDGMWKKHWFVLTDQSLRYYRDSIAEEAADMDGEIDLSTCYDVTEFPVQRNYGFQILSKEGACTLSAMTSGIRRNWIQAIMKNARPTIAPPDVTRKNVSLKLSVLKPSSLLEEKARGRVVLHPSPQPGPDPSPESPRVEVRVVKTQRSVDHAPATVAAPASEPRKSRVRERRREGRSKTYDWSEFQPGQTEDPKRDKAPDTVDPSSASSSSTSSSSSSTSSLASSPVSTTSSPPTSSSISAPPPSRGSAVATREESEQERGRRRDERPQRFKQNTHAPSTVTTTMTATVNAVGAEPRNPGESQDQGRMEVDHSELGAEGSGESDGRAPDVQVEIEQRWHQVETTPLREEKQVPISTTDACLAERLPPQELAAMLDKELGQTQKELARLQEQNNMLQEQLEDARGREHSAREGYVLQSGTSPPSSSPHRAPWQRLHKLNQDLQNDLEAQRRKQDLAQHQVQTLRRSYTDAQDAIGRHEADIQALQAKLSSAMAEILASEQAVVRMRNELKLEQERSREQEEEWVRSDATLRVQLRDSEDRLREVEASLLERSQALRHLERQQALQRDHLREVHRLQERLAEVTGRLSATEQGQALKEERLRTEQRSLQESHERERQSLARRLAEAESGRAELEERLLEAEQQVEALLRGMRASDGDEVREEVMRLQEDLAQTTDVAETLRESVRRLEEEKGRLTCRCQELLNQISEADREVTKLRSRLETEEADYYTLEHSYERASEEFQKISRVLQEKEEEIRQTKEMYERLVERKEEDLNEALIKMAALGSSLEETEQRLQAREALLCQMDKGLRGQSEACSAETDLQAKLVVAEDRIAELEQHLNALQLGYADLRMERQRAQEGALHARETTKERGQSSSNSLPTNTDSSLTFDLGSKVKSSSDSDESQAKRQRIRFSSIQCQKYIQSEDLETSNADNTSSDISEEISQEISQDFQLSMETNSSDITFQFCSDPEKFISIITALEIKLLATEEKLRDLTQKLEEQRVDQPEGLMEGQGSWAGTDSELQELNARLEQEEAPSSALPGPVSQITAAKHQYAKALVCVESSREKVRGILSSHCPGSTGLQLHTLSEIENELVSATLYIREGGMTWNEPPSEVTQSPAQEIHKSKASNEETIRLFAKTLSFEAMVLNKMAFLIQNPDSDLLQRLIEICRETETIKRSDGDCVAIVYADVLTRKLMLESAFWAEVEKMESRCELMQEESSDVKSTVASMSLEANVTVIYNTCVKAELSHSLQSLKSFYEEKFKMLKRELAQAHGSLQQRESALKEIIQAPKRLDLTEVLQDVSSEFGFSEEQSLADVSELTPYMEQIEMEEAQDLAEEVVDRHLVGSVPSCSVDSVESLQVGRDNLAAELERQAAILHRFSQAIESGSHPGLANIIQANSSYQSTLNLTGGSLCMREALIQAQVAYVACRLRADHERDLVRYRQAGHSMDVLVQEHACTVGAIRERYEASLQEERQGFTCTMASLQDENQALRGEMGQRVEQLSQQQERLALLEERFHRETEELRQRHQLELSQAEQGRASTELALMETTADSQRKLEVLLVDMDTIEERHEGHLRRLEEQFQGQIRELQQVHQEEIQRLHAHYTETIRSIQDQEDSGSKGDSSPESGHSQSPLPEEVTPSTEQAWPMEEEEQGKGEEGQARVATDPMVVLKDRIQELETQMDTMRDELETKHLEGDVASLREKYQRDFESLKATCERGFTAMEETHHKVVEDLQRQHQREVSKLLEEKERLLAEETAATIAAIEAMKNAHREEMEKNQRSQISGLSTDIDELHEQYQEELQSIQRELEVLSEQYSQKCLENAHLAQALEAERQALRQCQRENQELNAHNQELNNRLTVEITRMRSCYSGETALSPFTQGKDLYELEVLLRIKESEIQYLKQEIHSLKDELQSALRDKKYATDKYKDIYTELSIVKAKADCDITKLTEKLLVATEALGERNVDGSATPGYDIMKSKSNPDFLKKERSTLSKQIRGVRSKSVTEQVIWDS, encoded by the exons ATGGCAGGAGGCCCTGACGGTCTATCCCCGGACCAACAAGCAGAACCAGAAGAAGAAGCGCAAAGTGGAGCCACCCACTCCTCAG gagccCGGACCAGCCAAGGTGACAGTGACCAGTACCGGGGGCAGTATCCCCTGCCTACCCAGCAGTATAGCCAGTGCAGAGCGGGTGCCAGCCAGCCGCTCCACACTGTggcaggaggagagatggagcagggCATCCACCATCCCCTGCAGCCGCAGCGCCTCCTGTCTCAGCCAGCTGACCCAGAGCCACCCGGGGTCAAGCGTCAccagagagg ACGGGAGCTCCCTGAGCGGCGGACGCAAGGTGCGAGTGGAGAGTGGATACTTCTCCCTGGAGAAGACAAAGTCGCCGGAGCCCCCCCAGCCTCCCCAGCACCAGCCCCTGACCACCTCTACCTCCCTCGGCGTCCTCCACCACAGGTACAGCCCCTGTGACTCCCCCTCGTACCCCAACACCTCCCTGAACTACCCCTCCTcagaccccctcccctccccaggcGCCCTCCTCTCCCCTAGCTACTCCACCGTCAGCTCCTCCCAGAGCTCCCTTGACTCGGAGCCCAGCAGCAATACCCTGAGCTGGGACAGCCGAGGCGGGGCAGGTGGGAATGTTGGCGGTGGTGGTGGGGGAAGAGTGGGACGACCAGGCAAGGACTACGTGGTGCTGTCGAACGTGCCGCGGGCTCGCCGGCTGAGCCACCGCGAGGCCTTCCGCTCGGACAAGAAGAGGGTGGAGCTGAGGGCGCGCACACGCAGCCCCGGACGGGAGGAGGTGGCCAGGCTGTTTGGGCTGGAGCGCAG GCGTTCTCAGGTGATAGGGAAGTTTGAGTCGGGGGATGGGGAGGGTGTGGAACACATGGACACCACCTCTCCTTCGGAGCCCCCCTCCAATACCGTGTCTGTCCAGAGGCAGGGGCGTAGCGAGAGACGCTCCCTCGCTTGCAAACAG GAGATGTCATTGGATGCTGAGAAGGAGCGTCGCGTTCCTGATGTGTCCTGCTCATTCAACTTCCGGAGGGCAAAGTCCCTGGACCGCCGAGTGACCGAGTCCTCTATGACT CCAGATCTGTTGAATTTCAAGAAAGGATGGATGACCAAGCTATACGAGGATGGAATG TGGAAGAAACACTGGTTTGTTCTCACAGACCAGAGTCTACGATACTACAGGGACTCAATAGCTGAGGAG GCTGCTGATATGGACGGCGAGATTGACCTGTCCACCTGTTATGATGTCACAGAGTTCCCAGTACAGAGGAACTATGGCTTCCAAATCCTT AGTAAGGAGGGTGCGTGCACCCTGTCGGCCATGACCTCGGGAATCCGCCGCAACTGGATTCAGGCCATCATGAAGAACGCGCGGCCCACCATCGCTCCTCCCGATGTCACCCG GAAAAACGTCTCTCTGAAACTGTCGGTTCTGAAGCCCAG CTCCCTCCTTGAGGAGAAGGCCAGAGGGCGGGTGGTGCTGCATCCGTCTCCCCAGCCAGGCCCTGACCCCAGCCCCGAGAGCCCCCGGGTGGAGGTCCGGGTGGTCAAAacacagaggtctgtagaccACGCTCCTGCCACAGTCGCCGCCCCCGCCTCGGAGCCACGCAAGAGCCGGGTCCGAGAGCGTAGGCGAGAAGGCCGCTCCAAAACTTACGACTGGTCTGAATTCCAGCCCGGACAGACGGAGGACCCCAAGAGGGACAAAGCACCAGATACTGTTGACCCCAGCTCTGCttcttcctcttccacctcctcttcgTCCTCCTCCACTTCTTCCCTGGCGTCCTCCCCTGTCTCCACCACCTCTTCCCCGCCAACTTCCTCCTCTATTTCGGCCCCTCCACCCAGCCGGGGCTCTGCCGTGGCAACCAGGGAGGAGTCAGAGCAGGAGCGGGGGCGGCGGCGGGATGAAAGACCGCAGCGCTTTAAGCAGAACACCCACGCACCCAGCACGGTCACCACCACAATGACGGCCACTGTAAATGCAGTGGGGGCCGAACCGAGGAACCCCGGGGAGTCCCAGgaccaggggaggatggaggtCGACCACTCTGAGCTTGGTGCGGAGGGGAGCGGGGAGAGCGACGGCAGAGCCCCCGACGTGCAGGTGGAGATCGAGCAGCGGTGGCATCAGGTGGAGACCACGCCGCTCCGAGAGGAGAAGCAGGTGCCCATCAGCACCACTGACGCCTGCCTCGCTGAGAGACTGCCCCCACAGGAGCTAGCTGCCATGCTGGACAAAGAG CTGGGGCAGACCCAGAAGGAGCTGGCCAGGCTGCAGGAGCAGAACAACATGCTGCAGGAGCAGCTCGAAGATGCCAGGGGCAGAGAGCACAGTGCCAGGGAGGGCTACGTGCTACAG AGCGGCACCTcgcccccctcctcctcaccacacAGAGCGCCATGGCAACGTCTGCATAAGCTCAACCAAGACCTGCAGAATGATCTGGAGGCCCAGCGACGCAAACAGGACCTGGCCCAGCACCAGGTGCAGACTCTGAGGAGGAGCTACACCGATGCCCAGGACGCTATTGGACGCCACGAGGCTGACATCCAGGCCCTGCAGGCCAAGCTCAGCTCTGCCATGGCTGAGATCCTGGCCAGCGAGCAGGCCGTGGTCCGCATGAGAAACGAACTCAAGCTGGAGCAGGAGCGCTCccgggagcaggaggaggagtgggTGCGCAGCGACGCCACTTTGCGGGTCCAGCTAAGGGACAGCGAGGACAGGCTCCGGGAGGTGGAGGCCAGCCTTCTGGAAAGGAGCCAGGCCCTGAGGCATCTGGAGCGCCAGCAGGCCCTGCAGAGGGACCACCTGAGGGAGGTGCACAGGCTTCAGGAGAGGCTGGCGGAGGTGACAGGCCGGCTGAGCGCCACCGAGCAGGGCCAGGCCCTGAAGGAGGAGCGCCTGAGGACGGAGCAGCGCTCCCTGCAGGAGAGCCACGAGCGGGAGAGGCAGAGCCTAGCCCGGAGGCTGGCTGAGGCCGAGTCTGGGCGGGCAGAGCTGGAGGAGAGGCTGCTGGAGGCGGAGCAGCAGGTGGAGGCTCTTCTGAGGGGGATGCGCGCCTCGGATGGAGACGAGGTCAGGGAGGAAGTGATGCGGCTGCAGGAGGATTTGGCCCAGACAACGGATGTGGCGGAGACGCTGAGGGAGAGCGTCCGCaggctggaggaggagaagggccgGCTGACCTGCCGCTGCCAGGAGCTCCTCAACCAGATCTCTGAGGCAGACCGGGAGGTGACCAAACTCCGTAGCCGGCTGGAAACCGAGGAGGCCGACTACTATACACTGGAGCACTCCTATGAGAGGGCGTCGGAGGAGTTCCAGAAGATCAGCCGTGTGCtccaggagaaggaggaggagatacGGCAGACCAAGGAGATGTACGAGAGACTAGTGGAGCGCAAGGAGGAGGACCTGAACGAGGCCCTCATCAAGATGGCCGCCCTGGGTAGCAGCCTGGAGGAGACTGAGCAGAGGCTTCAGGCCAGGGAAGCGCTGCTCTGCCAGATGGACAAGGGCCTGAGGGGCCAGAGCGAAGCCTGCAGTGCGGAGACGGACCTGCAGGCCAAGCTGGTGGTGGCAGAGGACCGCATTGCAGAGCTCGAGCAGCACCTCAATGCCCTGCAGCTGGGCTATGCCGACCTTCGGATGGAACGCCAACGAGCCCAAGAGGGGGCTCTCCATGCTCGGGAAACAACCAAGGAAAGGGGCCAGTCGTCCTCCAACTCCTTGCCAACGAACACCGACTCCTCGCTGACCTTTGACTTGGGTTCCAAGGTGAAGAGCTCCTCAGACAGTGATGAGTCTCAAGCGAAAAGGCAGAGGATACGGTTCTCCAGCATTCAGTGCCAAAAATACATCCAATCAGAGGACCTGGAGACCAGTAATGCAGACAACACTTCCTCAGACATAAGCGAAGAGATTAGCCAAGAGATCAGCCAAGACTTCCAACTGTCCATGGAGACCAACTCTTCTGATATTACATTCCAGTTCTGCAGCGACCCAGAGAAGTTTATTTCCATCATAACTGCCCTGGAGATCAAGCTTCTGGCCACAGAGGAGAAGCTTAGAGACCTCACCCAGAAGCTTGAGGAGCAGCGGGTGGACCAGCCAGAgggtctgatggagggacaaggcTCCTGGGCAGGGACTGATTCAGAGCTCCAGGAGCTCAATGCTAGActcgaacaggaagaggcacccagCAGTGCCCTCCCTGGGCCAGTTAGTCAGATTACAGCTGCTAAGCACCAATACGCCAAGGCCCTAGTCTGTGTAGAGTCCAGTAGGGAGAAAGTCAGGGGTATTCTAAGTAGTCATTGCCCGGGCAGTACAGGGCTGCAGCTCCACACTTTGTCTGAGATCGAGAATGAGTTAGTTAGTGCAACATTGTACATTAGAGAGGGCGGGATGACATGGAATGAGCCCCCATCAGAGGTCACACAAAGTCCAGCCCAAGAGATTCACAAGAGCAAAGCATCGAATGAGGAAACGATACGACTCTTTGCCAAAACACTGTCTTTTGAGGCAATGGTTTTGAATAAGATGGCTTTTTTGATACAGAATCCAGACTCTGACCTTTTGCAACGTCTTATCGAGATATGTAGAGAGACTGAGACCATCAAAAGAAGTGATGGCGATTGTGTGGCAATTGTTTATGCAGACGTCTTGACCAGGAAGCTAATGTTAGAGAGTGCCTTCTGGGCCGAGGTGGAGAAAATGGAATCCCGTTGTGAATTGATGCAGGAAGAAAGCTCAGATGTTAAGTCAACAGTGGCTAGTATGTCCCTTgaggctaatgttactgttatCTATAACACCTGTGTCAAAGCTGAATTATCGCACTCTCTTCAGAGTCTTAAGAGCTTTTATGAGGAGAAGTTCAAAATGCTCAAAAGGGAATTGGCCCAAGCCCATGGGAGCTTACAACAAAGGGAATCTGCTTTGAAAGAGATTATCCAAGCTCCCAAAAGACTTGATTTGACAGAAGTCCTTCAAGACGTCAGTAGTGAGTTTGGCTTTAGTGAGGAGCAGAGTTTAGCTGACGTAAGTGAACTGACTCCCTATATGGAGCAGATTGAaatggaggaggcacaggatttGGCTGAGGAAGTAGTGGATAGACACTTAGTGGGAAGCGTGCCATCTTGTAGCGTTGACTCTGTTGAATCTCTGCAAGTTGGGCGAGACAACTTGGCCGCTGAGCTAGAGAGACAGGCAGCTATCCTCCACAGATTTTCCCAAGCGATTGAGAGCGGCAGCCATCCTGGCTTAGCCAATATTATCCAAGCAAACTCAAGTTACCAATCCACCCTCAACCTCACGGGTGGCTCCCTTTGCATGCGCGAGGCGCTTATCCAGGCCCAGGTGGCCTACGTAGCCTGTAGGCTAAGAGCCGACCACGAGCGGGACCTGGTCCGATATCGGCAAGCTGGCCATAGCATGGACGTACTTGTCCAGGAGCACGCCTGCACTGTTGGTGCCATTCGGGAGCGCTACGAGGCCTCCCTACAGGAGGAGCGCCAGGGCTTCACGTGTACAATGGCCTCCCTTCAGGATGAGAACCAGGCCCTGAGAGGGGAAATGGGCCAGCGAGTGGAACAGCTCTCCCAGCAGCAGGAGCGGCTGGCTCTCCTGGAGGAGCGCTTCCACAGGGAGACCGAGGAGCTGAGGCAGAGGCACCAACTGGAGCTGAGTCAGGCGGAGCAGGGCCGGGCCTCCACCGAGCTGGCCCTGATGGAGACCACGGCCGACAGCCAGCGGAAGCTGGAAGTCCTGCTGGTGGACATGGACACCATAGAGGAGCGCCACGAAGGCCACCTAAGGAGACTGGAGGAGCAGTTCCAGGGGCAGATCCGAGAGCTGCAGCAGGTCCACCAGGAGGAGATCCAGAGGCTGCACGCCCACTACACAGAGACCATCCGCTCCATCCAAGACCAAGAGGATAGCGGAAGCAAGGGCGATAGTAGCCCTGAGTCGGGCCACTCTCAGTCTCCACTACCCGAGGAGGTCACCCCATCCACTGAGCAGGCTTGGcccatggaggaagaggagcagggtAAGGGGGAGGAGGGTCAAGCTAGGGTGGCGACGGACCCCATGGTAGTCCTGAAGGACAGGATCCAGGAGCTGGAGACCCAGATGGACACCATGAGGGACGAACTGGAGACCAAGCATCTGGAGGGAGATGTGGCCAGCCTGAGAGAGAAATACCAGAGAGACTTTGAAAGTCTAAAG GCTACGTGTGAGCGAGGCTTCACAGCCATGGAGGAGACCCACCACAAGGTCGTCGAGGACCTCCAGAGGCAGCACCAGAGGGAGGTCTCCAAACtactggaggagaaggagaggctaCTGGCTGAAGAGACCGCCGCCACCATCGCTG CTATTGAGGCTATGAAGAACGCACACCGAGAGGAAATGGAGAAGAACCAGCGCTCCCAAATCAGCGGACTGAGCACCGACATCGACGAGCTGCACGAGCAGTATCA GGAGGAGCTGCAGTCGATCCAGAGGGAGCTGGAGGTGTTGTCGGAGCAGTACTCTCAGAAGTGTCTGGAGAATGCCCACCTGGCCCAGGCCCTGGAGGCTGAGAGACAGGCCCTCAGACAGTGTCAGAGGGAGAACCAGGAGCTCAACGCacacaaccag GAGCTGAATAACCGTCTGACCGTGGAGATCACACGCATGCGCTCCTGCTACAGCGGAGAAACGGCCCTGTCACCCTTCACCCAGGGCAAGGACCTCTATGAACTGGAG GTCTTATTGCGTATCAAGGAGTCCGAAATCCAGTATCTCAAACAGGAAATCCATTCGCTGAAGGATGAACTTCAGTCTGCGTTAAGG GATAAGAAATATGCCACAGACAAGTACAAAGACATCTACACAGAGCTCAGCATCGTGAAGGCCaaggctgactgtgacatcaccAAGCTGACGGAGAAGCTACTGGTTGCCACGGAAGCACTGGGGGAGAGGAACGTTGATGGGTCGGCTACCCCTGGATATG ATATCATGAAATCGAAAAGTAATCCAGATTTTTTGAAAAAGGAACGATCGACTCTCTCCAAGCAAATAAGAGGTGTTAGATCAAAG TCCGTCACTGAACAGGTCATCTGGGATAGCTGA